The Toxorhynchites rutilus septentrionalis strain SRP chromosome 3, ASM2978413v1, whole genome shotgun sequence genome includes a region encoding these proteins:
- the LOC129774359 gene encoding uncharacterized protein LOC129774359 yields MPTNYKRKSNRQSWTAQQLERAIKAVKSGSPVKTAAISYAIPRSTLIRHLTSPTVSTRLGPLDSVFNSQQEEELVQHLLDLEKRFYGITMTNVRKLAFDLAEKNGLPHPFNKSTKMAGKACLSNFLKRNPKLSFHKPEATSAARARGFNKPAVTAFYDLLEEALKDPKLKQDRVLSADETSVPPNMSKEAALKGKKQVGGITSAERGETATAVMCMHEALKKGASRGSKFACNASVT; encoded by the exons ATGCCTACAAATTACAAGCGCAAGAGTAACCGGCAGTCATGGACCGCTCAGCAGTTGGAACGAGCCATTAAGGCTGTAAAAAGTGGATCGCCGGTGAAGACAGCAGCAATAAGTTACGCAATTCCAAGATCCACACTGATTCGCCATCTCACAAGTCCAACTGTATCAACTCGGCTAGGACCTCTTGATTCCGTATTCAATTCTCAACAAGAAGAGGAGCTGGTACAACATCTGTTGGATTTGGAAAAGAGGTTCTATGGAATAACGATGACTAATGTTCGAAAGCTTGCTTTTGATCTggccgaaaaaaatggattgccaCACCCGTTCAACAAGTCTACCAAGATGGCTGGAAAAGCTTGTCTAAGCAATTTTCTGAAACGAAATCCCAAATTGTCGTTCCATAAACCTGAAGCTACCTCTGCCGCCCGAGCCAGAGGCTTCAATAAGCCAGCAGTAACTGCGTTTTACGATTTGCTGGAAGAAGCGCTGAAAGATCCCAAATTGAAACAAGATCGAGTTTTGAGCGCCGATGAGACTAGT GTTCCTCCGAATATGTCTAAGGAAGCGGCATTGAAAGGCAAAAAACAGGTTGGTGGTATTACATCTGCGGAACGCGGAGAAACAGCTACGGCAGTAATGTGCATGCACGAAGCTTTGAAGAAAGGGGCATCACGTGGAAGCAAATTTGCCTGTAATGCATCGGTAACATGA